The region GCTACATTTCccggggatttatttattttcaccgAGCTTTTTCCATCAACTTTTACAAATAAACCCTCTCAAAAGTGGCGCAAAGTAAAATTGCAAGAATCGTGGGCAAaggagagtggagggagggggcgtggTGCTGCCAGAATAATAAAGTTTGGTTAGGGAAAATGAGACTTCCATGGAGATTCACCGGCCCCAAACAGATTATCTTTCAATATACCGTCTAATGGACTTGTTTAAAGTTAATTACTAGAACACTCTCGTCTTAAAACATCCAATTAGTTACTGTCCATaacaggggtgggtgggagggatgcaACTCCTTGCGACTCTGAGTCCCTCTTCTGCAACAaggaagataaaggaaatcaaacTTTCAACCTCCATTTCCTAATCAAAAATATGGATAAACAGTAAAAGACTTTTCTGATGAGATAGATGACACACGGATTTTGCATTATGACAGACTTAGTCCAGTCAGAGGCTAATTATGGCTGTTGTAAATACTTAAGGTGCGATTTTAATAAATTGCGTTTCATAGTGAATGCTAATTAAAAGCGCATTAATCTATTGGTAAGTAGATTTAAGTAATTACCTCCGTTTTGCTTAAAAAGGTGACATATAGAATAAGTTTCCATGTAAATATATTGTACCTTTTCTTCATTGAATTACTGCATTTAATCTAGCTTTAGGCTGTATATCAACAaagtctctttttttaaaattgttaataAAATTGCATTTAAAAATTAGGATCTGACGTTTGGTCTTTATTTCtgtcttaactttttttttttttttttaaagataacccAATTAAAAATTGACAACAATCCATTCGCCAAAGGCTTTCGTGACACCGGGAACGGAAGGCGAGAGAAGAGGTGAGTTGGAGCGAGAAAACGAGGTGGTTTTTGGACGCAGTTCCCAAACTCCTTTTGCGCTAAgcctagctggggggggggggggggggggggctggaggggaaTGACCGGACACTGCGCGTGCTAGTCACTCCCATATCAACAGCGTTACCGCCCGTGATAAGAGCCGGTTTTTAAGAAGATACATTTTCccctacaaataaaaacaaccaTTCGTTTGCTGTCGCTGGCGAAATGAGCCCCAAAAATATAACTTTAAAGGTTTACCAAAACTAGTACTAATTAAATAAAAGTGCTTTTAATATAGACGTTTCATTTTGATTATATTTAGAAGGAGCTTTGGTTTTACTTTCCAGCccaggggatggggaaaggtagcAGCCATTTTTAATTACTGAGACAAAATCATCAATATTCAGCAGTCTTTGACAAATTAagaaaattcaaaaatgtatttctgtgcttctatttttcttttcccttttgaAGGGGGACGAGAGTAATACACCTGGTTAAGGTGGGGATAGCCCTAAAAAAAGACACGAGATATGATCAAATCCATGCTGCTAAACAAATTGATTTAATGCGCCATCACCtggatattttgtttttcttcccaCAACAATTGCCCCATAGTCTAAGACTAAGAAGTCCTTACAGATAATTTAAATGCTAATTACTGGACTTTTCTACCCATTAAATATTTACAAATTTCAAAATGGGTGACACATTTCTAGGCAGTTGGATTTTGTCTGAAATAGCCTCTGATGACAAATAAGTCCTGCTCTTTATCTTCCTACccaccatataaaaaaaaaaagtgatcctGGAGCCACCGCCATTACCCCTCCCCCTCCGGTTTTCCTGGTCCTTTAGTGCCTGCAAAATCCGCGTTCTCGGAGAAACCGGCCGATTGGCTTGCGCGCCTACCTTTGGAGATTTTGGTTTGTGACATTCTTTGATCTTTGACTCCTCACAGAAAACAGCTGACCTTGCAATCAATGCGAGTTTATGAGGAGCAGAAAAAGGACAATGCCACTTCGGATGAGTCCTCCAGCGAGCACACAGCATTTAAATGTTTTGCTCGGCCGTCTTCGCCAACCCTCTCTACAGTAGAAACTTCAAACCTTAAAGGTGAATTTGGAAAGTCTTGTCTTTTCTAACCGAGGCAGCAAAGTGACCCCTTAAATTTTCGGCGTCTTTTTTGTACAgacctttaaaaaacaaaacaaaacaaaacaacaactcaACGATGGTCTAAAGGGGGATATGGGTGATTTCCCTGTGGCCAGGCGCTGGTCATGGGAACCAGATCATATCAAAACATGGGATAATGGTTGTCACGAATTTGCATTAGGCAAAGGTGTCATTTGGCAGTCAAATCTCTACACATAAAATTAAAGGTGCTTCCGAGATTGTTAACTGGAATATCGGTTTTCTTACTCAGTTTATGATATTACAGCTCTAAAAGATTTTTTAAAGAAAGATTTCAGTTCAAACTGACCAGAAGAAGGAGGTCTTGCACCTTCCAAGGCTAGTCAAAAATGTGCTTAATCAAATAAATATGGAAGCAtcttgtattttgttttattttttacagtCTAAATCTAATTTCCTAGTCTGCTGTGATCAGTTTTGCTGGAAAGAAGATATTTCTCATAGCttgagtgcttttttttttttttaatagggctGGGTTTTGATGTAATTACATTCCTCCAAgagcccaatttttttttttcgttaAGGTTTTGGTCGTAGTCTcagaatggaaaagaaaactggTAAAAACAAGGCCATAATTGCCTGTTGCAAGTGTGTTGTGTTATGTTACATTGAAAAACACTCTTATTTCCTACACAAAATGTTTGTGCTTCCTGCAGCCCTAAAGCTAGTGGTGCAAAGCAATGAAAGGAAAATTGGTGACTAGGATAATATGGGGAAATGATGCATACAAATCCCTAAAGTAATTGTAATGTTTCACCAGGCAAtttacttgttttgttttttgtttccccccccccccccccccaagacctgtGTCACAGCGAAGGGGACAGCGACGCGGAGAGTAAATATGACCCGGTGCAAGAAGAAGTCAATGATTCTGGGAAAATTTCCACCACCAGCACCACTACGACCACGGAAGACCATAAAGGCAAAGCCAACCTCTTCCATTCGGAATCGGTCAGCAGAGCCAGGGAACAGGGCGGTAGGACTGGAAAGACTTCCCCCGATTCCAGACACAGCCCTCCAGCCATCTCCTCCAGCACTAGGCTCCTCAACACCGAGGGTCTCAGAAGCCCCCTTAGGGAGCCACAGAAGATGGAGGAGACCCGGGGCCTTTCCAAGGATTCCTATGTCCCTTTAACTGTTCAGACTGACGGCGGCTCCCACTTAGGCCACGGACACCTTCAGCACTTGGGGTTTCCTCCCGGTCTGGCAGGGCAGCAGTTTTTTAACCCTTTGGCTAACAGCCATCCTCTGCTACTTCATCCTAGTCAGTTTGCCATGGGAGGAACTTTTTCCGGCATGGGGCCCTTGCTGGCCACAGTCTCTGGAGCATCCACAGGGGTCAGCGGGATGGACACTACAGCTATGGCCGCCTCGTCACCAGGACTTTCTGGGGCCACAGCTGCCGCTTTACCCTTTCACCTCCAACAGCACGTCCTGGCCTCACAGGTATTATCGGTAGTCCttttatctctctcccctcccccccttgtttGGGGCTTTAGTCTTCCTACTTAAATTTAAcgttggacttggggggggggggcattccctgAGGGATTTATACCTTGCCAGAACCCAAAGGGAGACGTTCTTAGATAATCAGACCTTTCCAAGTTATCTGATAAGCTCAAAGTCAGGTTCTGAATTATATATAATAaagtgcatatttatttattgcatttaattcccacattttcccacctctttgcaggctcaatgtggctttgaTGTCATGGGTACCATTTTCTCACTGCTTCTATTTTGTTCtagatttaaattttatttcaaacacagcaaaaacaacaaaaaaaatcaatcttttcatttttatttttattttttacagggggtgggggaagggtgctGTTTTACTTTTGGTTTGTAAACTGTTTATGTCGTTAGAGTTCAGAGATTTTGTACAAAACGAGTATAGCAGTTAAGTTTGAACATTTCAGCTGACCCTTGGATTTTAATATTAAGTAGAACATATGTAGTTAATATAATAATTTTGCTGGTGAAAAATGCACTTGAATGTTAATTTTTTTGGTGTCATTAATTAATGACTGCAGAGAAATGAtgtagtatttaaaaaaaaatacttttgtaaAATTTCATCCAGGGATCTCTGATGTAGGAAGctatgcacatttttttttttttctaactgcaTAAAATGTAAGAAAGCCTGATCGGATTTCCCCGGTTTCTGTTCAatctcaaacttttttttttttcttttgtgacatGAAACTTGatacccatctttttttttccccctgtgaaAAATGATGTCTACCTTGACTTGAGAATGGATCTTCTcatttccctctctccttcttgAGTGAACGTTTTTCTTTTCGGTACCCCTGACTGGTATATCTTGTTTCTGTTGCAGGGTCTGGCCATGTCCCCCTTCGGAGGTCTCATTCCTTACCCTTATACTTACatggcagcagcggcggcggcggcggcggcagcagcagcggcttCCAGCTCGGTTCACCGGAACCCATTCCTGAACGCAGTCCGTCCCAGGCTGAGATACAGCCCCTACTCCATCCCAGTGCCCCTACCGGACAGCAGCAGCCTTCTGACCACTGCCCTCCACACCATGCCCGGCAGTACAGTGGAGGGCAAATCTACAAGAATGGCAGCTAGCCCTGCATCAGTAGCTCTGGACTCTGGGTCGGAACTGACCAGCAGGTCATCGACCCTCTCCTCCGTGTCTTTATCTCCTAAACTATGCTCAGAGAAGGAAGCAACCAGCGAACTGCAAAACATCCAGCGCCTGGTCAGTGGACTGGAATCCAAGCAAGACAGAGCAAGAAGCGGATCCCcctagcagcccccccccccccaaaaaaaaaaaacctcccgctcggtggggtgagggagggggaggtggtcaCACAGGCTCTTTTCATGATCTCATTCCAAAATCAAGTTTTGCAGTGCACTTTGATACCCCTGGATCCAGGCCACAAAAGGCATGCTGCACCCCCTCATAGCTGTATGCATAGGACAACTGAAATCCATTTGTACCCTGACAGGACACTTTTGAAagctgctatatatatatatacattttttaccaTCTTCTTTAGGCTATCTTTAGGGATGAGACCTAGTATCTGAGATGCCGGTTTAGTTGGTTTTGCAGTATTTGCAGATACTGAATTAAAACTAACAAAAAAGGTGATTCATAATACAGATATACTTAGGGGACAATAAATTATTCTGAAAATTAtaggttttgttgtgggggttctaAGTTAAGCCCTTGTTAGCCTCTGTTAAGGGATGCCCTATCAGATGTCCTTTTATTAATATTGGAGGTTCTAacccacgaccccccccccccctcccatataGCGATTGCATGCTCCATAATAGCTCAGCTTTCTTTACACAATACTCATTTCAATCCTAGGAGAAaatttcccccaccccccatacctTTTCTCCATTAGGAAgctagtttaaaaaaacaaatttaaaagggGAAGGAATGAATTTATTTTATGGGAAATCTCAGTTATCTGGCTTTTTGTTATTCCTGTATATTCAATAACAAGGTTTAACAAATTAAAGTGAAAGGGAGGTTATTATTAAAACCAAGTATTTATGTAATTATTTGATAACGTGTAAATAAGTGGAATATGAATTCTCAAAAATTAAACTTTAATTTATTGGCATTGTACATATCTCTGTAAATATCTGTCtcgttttgttttggtttttgtcATTTTCATTTGAAAATCATTATTTTGAAACCCATTGTGCTAGGTTTGGATATTCACCAttcatttttcaatgtttttatttAATCATGCAAAGCTTAACCTTGATTTTCCAAAATGGATGAATGCAAAAGGAACAGaagataaaatgaaaaaaaaaaaatttgccattATTATTGTAATCGTGGTtctcagtgttaaaaaaaaaagctcatatCCAGCTGAAAGTAACAGAACAACACACCTCACTAATGAAGAATACAGATGTTTCCAATTTCTTGGTGTTTGATAGGAAAAAGgagaatttattattattattatggttgTTCTTAAGTTGGTGCATATATTCACACCTTGAAAGTCAGAGctggctaagaaaaaaaaaaataacagatgAAGGTATATTTTGTGTTATGATTGTCATGTTcttgtttttctgtatttttttttctttttaaagtcacCGAATTtcaataaatttttattgaaatgtaTCTGAACCTTGCTCTTAAAtttatttgattaaaaaaaaaaaaaacctttgactAGTTTGTAGCAAGACACAATTGTAACTATCTTTAAAAAGAATtgtctcccacacacacacagaagctttaaagaagctttaaaaaaaaatcaccctgAAAAACAAAGTGGTCTCTATGAAGAAGGCAATATTTTTTGCTGGAGGAAGAAATTGATCCGTTTTACTTTCAATTCTCAAAGGCTTGATTTATAAAGGTTGACTTCAGTTTGGGACCCGGGGAAGTGCTGGATGATATCTTAAAGGGGAGAGTCACGATCTAGCCAAAAGAACTAGGTGTGAAGTTATTGCAGGAGTATCTCTCCCGAAAATGagaagcaaatatatatatataaattcttTGAAGTGCGGACCTCGCACGGAACATTGCACGAACCTCGGTCTCCTTTTACCTTAGAGAAAGTACGTCAATTTCTTATTTCATAACTGAAATCCCATCTTCAATGTGCCTCCCACCTACCCTTCCACAAGGATGCTAAAGACAAATACACTTTAATTGAAATCCTGCATGTAATAATCGATTTAATATCCCAGGTAGAACTATCAGTTACTTCAGAGGTCAAAACTGAAAGCATAACAGCGGCGTTCATTTACTCATTTGAAGACTTCATATGTCTTAAAAGTGTCACCGGAGTGTGACCCGGGTCTTCTAGCTTTTTCCCTAAGTCTTGTCACTTCTGAAACTTTGCGGAGACGAGGCTGGGGAACTGGCAAATAGAACGTACAGCTGGGCAAATGCAGCCTGGAAGCTTCGGGTATTTTCCAAGGGAAAGCCTCGGCATAATTGCATTGAGACTCCCTATGAAAAAATAATTGCCCTTTAACAATGTATTTAAATGGCTACAATCACAGCTCCATTTCCTTAATCAAATCAGagattaaactaaaaaaaaaataccgcCAACAATTTGAAGTACCTTAATTCTAAAAGATTGCTATAATATTATGAGTGAAGAAAACCAAACCACATGTTTAAACAGCTGAGCCAAATTATCTTCCATTAAAAAACGTGGAGAGATTTCGtgagtttttttaaaaagggaggggggtgggttctCCTGGCACTGCTGCAAAAGTAGTTTAGAcaaaattttgggggggggggggggggggggggaattagttATACGATCTTTATGTAGATTTCCTCAGAGATTTTCCTTTTCTGTCTTGTTCTTGGTTTCCTTGTGCACCTGTGGACAAACAATGTCACCTTTGTTTAATATTACACATATATTATCTTTACTGTGATGATATTATACATAACACTGAATGCAAAAGTTACCGCGTGACCTCTCTAAAGAACCTTGATAAAAATACTTAACATTTCAGGCTCtgaagagaaaagaaataaaaccacTATATGGATGCAGATAATTTTCCAACGGCGTTCAGGTGATTCCAAACTGGGGACGTTTTCAAAGAAATTGCTAGAGTATTCTGACATTTtatttgcccttttttgtttgttttgctgtaCTTCCATTTCTTTTATAATATCTTATCTTTCCAGCAGTCTGGAGAGATCCCTAACTGTTCACAGCATTTCGGCACCCACAGGGAGATAAACTGTTCCCGATGTAAAGGGGCAAAAGCTTCCTCTTACCACACTTaagccccctctcccccacccccaaagagcTCACAAAACtcattgttttcttttctctcttgtcTTTCTCTATTTTTGCTTTCAAAATAGAGGGGGAAAACATAATTAACGCCCTTACACCCACTTTGGGCCTtttaaatgttatcctgtacactttttttttttaagtggaatTTAATATTTAGATAATTATCTAATGCTCTCAGCTGAGCCGAGGAAAGAACTGTGACCTACAGGTTGGTAGTGTAACTTCGAACTGGTTTATCTTTCGTGTTTTTCATTTGTATATAGTAACGTTAATGAGTAACTATTGTGGCGCTTGTGGGCAGGAGTAAACAGCCAGCAATCTCTCTGGATTATCCTGTCTATTACTCACCTGGCGCCTCAGTGGATATATGCAATGATTTTATTGCACACCCGGCTTGTTGCTGGCTGCTTAGATGTCCTGCGCTTGGTTAGGTTGGCAAAGGGCGCCACCTACAGACCTAAAATAAAAAATGGCTTATTTCTAATATGGCCTCTCTTGTGTTCAGACCTCTCAGGTATCTCTTTACCTATCAGTAACATTTTATATCCTTTCATTGAGACGCCTGATCACACAACCTTTCTggttagtatatatatatatttaagtaaTGGATGAGAGGCAGTTTACATTACAAACCGTGAGGCAATCAGTTGCTCCTGAGCAAACGTTTAAGGGGACTCCTTCCTTTGCAAGGTCACCGTACAGCAATCAGCATCTCTTTACTTTGTCATCCCCTATAGATAGTGTGAGATATTGTAATTATTTCAGTTGCAGACATGTCACCTCTCCATCAAATCAAAAGCAGCGCcctcttttcaaaaatatgtgCTAGCTTGCAACTGGCCTCATTCAAACTGTAGTTTTAGTCAATTGGTTATCGACTAAAATAAACACCGTATTACACTGAACACATCTCTCACAGATTGCATTTtagtaaaacaaacaataaaacctTACGTTTTCTAGATTAGATTGAAGGGATCCtgacattaaaaaagaaaaacaacgtTTCATCTGTGTGCCTTGCCTTCAGAGTGAAAACAGTTTTACTTTACCTGCTGCTTATCcagacttttaaaaaaaaatgtagatttCTCACAGGGTTGGACTTTTGCAATTGTTAATTCACATTTCTTATAAAATGGACGCTCGAGTCTCAATTCCACTATTAAAAATGAGGCTCCCAACATATGCACGAAAAATGATTGGGATGCCAAACATATAAGGACACCTGAACATATGAAGAAACtcgctcaatattgggggtgttcagcACCCATAGAGCTGACTCCTATGCAAGGGACGAAAATCAAGAgtatacatttgaaaaaaaaaaaatcctaagttAATATGGTTGTGGCAGGCTTTGGAGAGCGATTCTCTTGCCAAAACCTGTCCAATAGTTACATTAACttagttaattaaaaaaaaaaaaagtcccacctCTCTCTTGTTCACATACTCAAATGGACGAACAGGTCCACCACAATTATTTGCTTAAAAATAATGGACACAAGCAACACACCCTTCAATCTTTATTAAAAACTTAGGCTCATAGTCTGCTAATAGGCAGCACCTGGACTCAGGCCAGTAGAAGGTAACTGCACTGACCACcattattaataccttttattattaTCCCTGAAATTTAAATAAGCAGTCTGTAACTGTTCACACCAGATGCAATGGGTGTTTGTTTTTGTGCTGTTATTTTATTCTGTTATATTGTTAATTTGCAAGTTGTAAACAGTTATGAAAATATTTtcaatgaaatatttttaaaaaaatggacagAACTGTGAGGTTGCATGAAATTCGAACATgtgactattattattattattaattttgcaaggttttaaatgaattctttttcTCCTAGGAACGAAAccagatgaaggtgaaaagggaagtCAGGGTGAAAGATAAATCAGGGACCCCTGAAACGTCTGCCTGAAACCCCCTTTTAAATCACAATATCACAACTGTACTGACAATCATTGGAAAAGCCATAGAGGATCTCAATTGACTTGCCTATTTTGTTTTATGGAAGCTTCAGGGTGTTATTTACTGAGACCTTCTGCtccaaagaatggaaaacaactgTGTTAGATGGACCAGATAAGAACGATTAAATCCTGATTCCTTTCTTCTCTCAGCACTGGAGAATAGAACACTCGTGTGCAcaagaaataataaaaacacCAGCTATTGTACAATTGATAATAATCGCATAAAGCAGATCCCAGAAGATATTTTATTGTGTTTCTGATGTAAGAGATGGCAAatagacccccctccccaataaaACCTATAGTGTTTCAAATGGCCCTTTATTTCTCtttaataatatatttatttcaACTCTCTTTAATAATAATAGTActaatactaataataataatacacacacacactaactcTTCTTATGTGTCTCTGAACAtgttactgaagagaaaacgTATTACCTTCGGCAGCAAAtagttttaaaatcatttttttaaatagttgaacagaataatttttttaggttttttttaaatgcaaaggTCTTATTTTTCGAAAGTTTTCTTCCATTCTTTGTCTATCTATAAAGTTATTGAAAGAAAAAGACACAAATtcgcttttctttttttgaaattgtatttttttttttttacataactctgatcagaacaaaaaaaaattgtctgtGTAAATTGAGTGTAAATAAATATGGATTACTCTTAACACTTTACATATCTTCTCCCATGGGTCTAGTTAAGCGTTTTAAAGGAATTGCCCGCATATCTATAACATCAAATTATATTCAATtatgccccctccccaaacatgGTAAAGAGTACACATACCCTAATTTTGCTCCGTCAGGGAAAAGATTGCTATACTTAAGAGACACGACTGTGTCCCTAATATATGTGAAATGCCTTTATACAAAGGGTATAAGATAAATACCAGAAAACCGCACCCAAACGGTCTTCTCGGCACAGATCTATCATTCTGTCCCACCATTCCTCACTTCAAGTGACCTTCTGGTCTGCTGAAGACTTCTATTGCCCTGGTCTGAAACAGATAACGATCAGTCTGGAGCTGAATTACCTTAAGAACCAGGCTGAATTTAAGGCGCTGCTGGTCACCCATTACTTATCTGAAGTGCTTCAGTGAAATATTTTTCGCTTGCAAAGTATTCTGTCCTTAATTAGTTAGGCGTCTGTATAAACTGAAATCTTCAAACGCATATGAGTTCCACACCTATAGAATTGTTCTCGGGTGTGCTGTCAGAATCCTACCTTGGTGCAACCAACGAGAAATCGGAGAAGACCCGTGAGAGCACCGGAATTCAATTCTGCTATTCATACACTTAAAAAAAATGACCCTTAGAATGAGGGTAATTAGGAAATCTCCACTATAGTGTAAAGTGTTCTTTTCTCAATATCTATACAGATAGCCAGAGAGAAACACAATATATTATTAGCTAAAAGACATAACTGAAATGTTGCAGAGATTTAACCGAGGTTGGTACAGGGTAAGGGAAAGTCTTTGGAAAACATGATGTGATGAAAAATTCAAGGATCGAGAAAGGTCGTTAAGATCACATCCAAAATGGATGATTGCTTCAAGCCtgtttgttaatttattttagataatccatatttttttttttattggtttgAATACAACTGTTACAACTTGAAATGAGTACACAATAAATGCATTATTCCATATGAAGATTTTATCCTACCACAACTGAAATATAAAACAGTTAAGCAATTAATTTCAAATATACATTTCTAATATTCACTTCTCTATCTCAAATAATAATTATTCGCACAGCAAAAGCAATtagctgtttctatttttcaaatCTAATAGTTCTGAATGTTTCTCCTAATTCTGGTGCTTTCTTGCAACAAGATGCTATTAAAATATACTTACATATCACTTTTAGCTTTTGTTCCCTTGAAAGACTAGGCAAACATAGGTGAACAGAGTTTCTTTTTCATAGTCATATCACTCACAGGTTTTAAACTTACACATCAAGTCAGCCATCTTTGTACCTTTGTGTTTTCAACGGGAAAAGCTTTAATTTGCCGACTCCTCTCTAACATTGTAATTTTTAATTCTtgaacagcaaaataaaaaaacgaaataataataaaataataataataataataatactagtaataataataataagtagtagtagtagtacctattACTATCATTACTACCATTTCTACTAAAAGCACTTGAATTTTgccaagagagagagaactcAATTTCGGGATTTTAAAAGATCTAACACTACAGCAAATTCGCTAAGCCTGCTTGCAAAACTGTCAAGTCCCATTACATATAATGAGATTTCACTGCTGTTATACCCACGGGGGGGAGGACAAAAGTTTGCTTTTCTACTGAACCCACAGGCTGGAAATTTCATTTCAAAATAAACAGGTACTTTTAATGACCATAACAGCTTAAAAACAGTATGGTCGCAGGAAGCAGCAGGCTTTGTCGAGATTTCAGTACGAGACAGGAGATTTATTCTTATAAAAATCAGTTGGGAAAATAGATGTAACCATTCCATTcggacagacccccccccccccccccccacacacacacacacacacattttcacaAATACTTGTGCAGTTTTTTTCTGGAAAAAACACGATTTCTTTTAAATGAGTTTGTTTTAGATACAAAAAGTGCTTTCTCAGGTAAGATGGTTGTGTTTGATAAAAGTGAACACAGGCGAGGGGTTCATATTTTGTCAGATTAATTCCACACATTGGCGCAAGTTAGTCCTTACCGAAAAACTATCACCTTTCCTGGTTCATGT is a window of Microcaecilia unicolor chromosome 11, aMicUni1.1, whole genome shotgun sequence DNA encoding:
- the TBX3 gene encoding T-box transcription factor TBX3; this encodes MNTPMRDPVIPGTGMAYHPFLPHRAPDFAMSAVLGHQPPFFPALALPPNGALSLSGALAKPIMDQLVGATESGLHFSSLGHQAAAHLRPLKTLEPEEEVEDDPKVHLEGKELWEQFHKMGTEMVITKSGRRMFPPFKVRCSGLDKKAKYILLMDIVAADDCRYKFHNSRWMVAGKADPEMPKRMYIHPDSPASGEQWMSKVVTFHKLKLTNNISDKHGFTILNSMHKYQPRFHIVRANDILKLPYSTFRTYVFPENEFIAVTAYQNDKITQLKIDNNPFAKGFRDTGNGRREKRKQLTLQSMRVYEEQKKDNATSDESSSEHTAFKCFARPSSPTLSTVETSNLKDLCHSEGDSDAESKYDPVQEEVNDSGKISTTSTTTTTEDHKGKANLFHSESVSRAREQGGRTGKTSPDSRHSPPAISSSTRLLNTEGLRSPLREPQKMEETRGLSKDSYVPLTVQTDGGSHLGHGHLQHLGFPPGLAGQQFFNPLANSHPLLLHPSQFAMGGTFSGMGPLLATVSGASTGVSGMDTTAMAASSPGLSGATAAALPFHLQQHVLASQGLAMSPFGGLIPYPYTYMAAAAAAAAAAAAASSSVHRNPFLNAVRPRLRYSPYSIPVPLPDSSSLLTTALHTMPGSTVEGKSTRMAASPASVALDSGSELTSRSSTLSSVSLSPKLCSEKEATSELQNIQRLVSGLESKQDRARSGSP